A portion of the Naumovozyma castellii chromosome 2, complete genome genome contains these proteins:
- the LRE1 gene encoding Lre1p (ancestral locus Anc_1.15): MADTQHLQVSPMANISTPSRRGHRHKRSFAISGDFEFLKQPQNVLPAPTSSQIEKEMPMTSQKTPENLLPDEPTAIYHQFTVPQPDFFSKTPNRKNTNNSNNNTHTLTSPSPRFFISQEPKFSSPIKGVPDAIINLDDALKTKPRSFKSHRRTESAPADLEVLLPARPLSTPNLRIEEEEEQDTNVSNNNGIPDGLLSPLRPRSPHRIRSARTDPSLSIGSPIKTSSNGRTADTEGNSDDESNDIENTTPGGGNLNSNYNSLKIKRQKQRYYHYTKQLPMNMNNTIQSQLLTESKSTNSLLSNTSRTPASYGNTPMRDLPTPDTPVSYDKDKTSARNGIPTSTMTTGTGTKDNFGFRMNDGRRRPLSPISRTQPLQQQQQQQQQQFSSRNGNNGSHYMSMRRGSSGSTVGYTSFRFESREYDIPYEDELRSTSHTPSMSGDDTIVFKTGGNELVGDQASLTFNGQYLLSQDLLLGEPGDTVDLSSISSPGNNKGIIEGLKEFSIDSTAVSTTTESIHYAIQVKSITNVTSHTTSVSKEKKGRSVSDGVLDAKQKSKGKNKKKSKLSVFMNFFK, from the coding sequence ATGGCTGATACACAACACTTGCAGGTAAGCCCCATGGCAAATATTTCGACACCTTCCAGGAGAGGCCATCGTCACAAAAGGTCATTTGCCATATCTggtgattttgaatttttaaaaCAACCTCAAAATGTATTACCGGCACCAACTTCATCTCAAatagaaaaggaaatgcCAATGACATCACAGAAGACTCCGGAAAATTTACTTCCAGATGAACCTACTGCCATTTACCATCAATTTACTGTGCCACAACCTGATTTCTTCAGTAAGACGCCTAATCGAAAGAATACTAATAATAGCAATAATAACACGCACACATTGACGTCCCCAAGTCCTAGGTTTTTCATAAGTCAAGAACCTAAATTTTCATCTCCAATAAAAGGTGTTCCTGAtgctattattaatttagATGATGCTTTGAAAACTAAACCAAGATCTTTTAAATCTCATCGTCGAACAGAATCTGCCCCCGCAGATTTAGAAGTTCTCTTACCAGCAAGGCCATTATCGACACcaaatttaagaattgaagaggaggaagaacaagatACAAATGtcagtaataataatggtatTCCTGACGGATTATTATCCCCGCTTCGGCCCAGAAGTCCCCATCGTATTCGTTCTGCAAGAACAGACCCGTCTCTTTCTATTGGATCACCCATTAAAACAAGTAGTAATGGTAGAACAGCTGATACAGAAGGTaattctgatgatgaaagCAATGACATAGAGAATACTACACCTGGAGGAGGAAATTTAAATAGCAATTacaattctttgaaaataaagagaCAGAAGCAAAgatattatcattatacTAAACAGTTACCTATGAACATGAACAACACGATACAATCTCAACTATTAACTGAAAGCAAATCGACGAATTCATTATTGTCCAATACTTCAAGAACTCCAGCTTCATATGGTAATACACCTATGAGGGATTTACCTACACCTGATACTCCTGTATCATatgataaagataaaacaAGTGCACGTAATGGAATACCGACAAGCACGATGACAACTGGAACAGGAACAAAGGATAATTTTGGGTTTAGAATGAATGACGGGAGAAGAAGACCCTTAAGCCCCATTTCACGAACGCAACCGCtgcagcagcaacaacaacaacagcaacagcaatTTTCCTCTAGAAATGGTAATAATGGTTCACATTATATGTCTATGAGAAGAGGAAGTAGTGGGAGTACAGTTGGTTATACATCTTTCCGGTTTGAAAGTCGAGAATATGATATACCATacgaagatgaattgaGAAGTACTTCTCACACACCCTCCATGTCAGGCGATGATACTATAGTATTTAAGACTGGTGGAAACGAACTTGTGGGTGATCAAGCATCATTGACATTTAATGGTCAGTATTTGCTCTCTCAAGACTTATTATTGGGTGAGCCAGGTGACACTGTTGATTTATCGTCCATTTCATCTCCAGGGAATAATAAGGGAATCATAGAAGGTTTGAAGGAATTTTCCATCGATTCGACAGCAGTGTCTACAACCACTGAATCGATTCACTATGCGATTCAAGTGAAAAGTATTACTAATGTGACATCACATACTACTTCAgtatcaaaagaaaaaaaggGTAGAAGTGTAAGTGATGGTGTGCTAGATGCTAAACAGAAATCTAAAGGgaagaataaaaagaaatccaaattaAGCGTTTTCatgaatttctttaaatga
- the KAR4 gene encoding Kar4p (ancestral locus Anc_1.12) produces the protein MIESETTYKVRDSENTKHVSFKPTKEFHTNDYSNRYIQTGSLPQKHVTNIENSVEGYPKLQKLFQEKEKQVSQYASTPFGCKVDIDEMVPTLNRWIQRDNLSFDVVMVGCLTDNQFIYPLLTQLPLDKLVSKPGFLFIWASSQKINELSKLLNNEIWAKKFRRSEELVFVPIDKESPFYPGLDQDDSTLLEKMQWHCWMCITGTVRRSTDGHLIHCNVDTDLQIETQNTRNGAVPSHLYKVAENFSTATRRLHIIPARTGWETPVRLRPGWVIMSPDVMLDNFSPNRYKNEISNIGTNIPLKNEIEALRPKSPIQKAV, from the coding sequence ATGATTGAATCAGAAACTACTTATAAGGTCAGGGATTCTGAAAACACTAAACATGTTAGCTTCAAACCAACTAAGGAATTCCATACAAACGATTACTCCAACCGTTACATTCAAACAGGTTCATTGCCACAGAAGCACGTAACAAATATAGAAAACTCAGTGGAAGGATACCCAAAACTacaaaaattatttcaagaaaaggaaaagcAAGTGTCACAATATGCATCAACTCCTTTTGGGTGTAAGGTGGATATAGATGAAATGGTTCCTACCTTAAATCGCTGGATACAGAGAGATAATTTATCTTTTGATGTTGTTATGGTCGGGTGTTTAACGGATAATCAATTCATATATCCTTTGTTAACACAGTTACCTCTTGATAAATTGGTGTCGAAACCTGGTTTCCTATTTATATGGGCTAGTTCGCAGaagattaatgaattgagTAAGTTATTGAATAACGAAATCTGGGCCAAGAAATTTAGAAGAAGTGAAGAATTAGTATTTGTTCCAATAGATAAAGAATCGCCATTTTATCCAGGTTTAGACCAGGATGATAGTACTCTTCTGGAAAAAATGCAATGGCATTGTTGGATGTGTATTACAGGGACTGTTAGAAGATCCACAGATGGACATTTAATTCATTGTAATGTCGATACAGATTTACAGATTGAAACTCAAAATACACGTAATGGAGCAGTACCTTCTCATCTTTATAAAGTTGCTGAAAACTTTTCTACTGCCACAAGAAGATTGCATATTATCCCTGCGAGAACTGGATGGGAAACACCTGTAAGATTAAGACCTGGGTGGGTTATCATGAGCCCCGATGTTATGTTAGACAACTTTTCACCAAATAGATATAAAAACGAAATTTCCAACATCGGAACAAACATTCCATTAAAGAATGAAATAGAAGCCTTGAGACCCAAAAGTCCGATTCAGAAAGCAGTTTGA
- the PBN1 gene encoding Pbn1p (ancestral locus Anc_1.14), producing the protein MAFKERITVLFPEAEDIGRCSDQNETHISIKGCNNVTIQRRRIWTHPEPIDDDSVTRITWRNPLISIKQSSVIEPALNSGLNIYFNSSNRYKEPYVKTPVFNLIHKETFELEKYLSNVLNYSNFEWNPQDTNYDILIDNKSTTLIEYRTLSEQDEISFGKSKNVKKEEIGLFYMDSFDETDVNLSGIRCSWKDESPLMEKCLKTTLFYKPAFINNGPELEQSVPISVEEPVGLHPKINIDLSTYEQLDSCQYYFYSQLPLQIFVDKFQSSPIFVFGEDDLELPTYKIASWGSEVLFELNPEEVNEIVLHSRYVKPTNDSETYENVSFTPIILRACDTSSNQLTHNPFYSKGFGFEAYFTDNTEFHILNESSLVIPIPSPSISNYYNVEYTTMCCLFISLLFLFWKIFRGAP; encoded by the coding sequence ATGGCATTTAAGGAGAGAATTACAGTTCTGTTTCCAGAGGCAGAGGATATAGGCAGATGTTCCGACCAAAATGAGACCCATATCTCCATTAAGGGTTGCAACAATGTTACCATTCAAAGAAGACGGATTTGGACTCATCCTGAACCCATTGACGACGATTCAGTAACAAGGATAACATGGAGAAATCCTCTTATATCCATTAAACAATCGAGTGTCATAGAACCGGCATTAAATAGTGGACTCAACATCTACTTTAACTCCAGTAATCGCTACAAGGAGCCATATGTTAAGACTCCTGTCTTTAATCTTATACACAAGGAAACATTTGAACTAGAGAAATATCTATCTAATGTgttaaattattcaaattttgaatggAATCCACAAGATACCAATTATGATATTCTTATTGATAACAAATCTACGACCCTTATAGAATACAGGACCCTGAGTGAGCAAGATGAAATATCTTTTGGTAAAAGTAAAAATGTtaaaaaggaagaaattggGTTGTTTTACATGGATTCCTTTGACGAAACAGACGTTAATCTTAGTGGAATCAGGTGCAGTTGGAAAGATGAGAGCCCTTTAATGGAAAAATGCTTGAAAACAACGCTATTTTATAAACCAgcattcatcaataatggTCCTGAACTTGAACAGAGTGTCCCTATTTCAGTTGAAGAACCTGTGGGTCTTCATCCAAAGATAAATATAGACTTGAGCACATATGAACAACTGGATTCCTGTCAATATTACTTCTATTCCCAATTACCGTTGCAAATATTTGTGGATAAATTCCAATCTTCCCcaatatttgtatttggAGAAGACGATTTGGAATTACCCACCTATAAAATTGCATCATGGGGTTCAGAAGTCTTATTCGAGCTGAACCCCGAAGAAGTTAATGAAATAGTATTACATTCCAGATATGTAAAACCAACAAATGATTCTGAGACTTATGAAAATGTATCATTTACACCAATAATTTTACGTGCTTGTGATACATCGTCAAATCAATTGACTCATAACCCATTTTATTCTAAGGGATTCGGATTTGAAGCTTATTTTACCGATAATACTGaatttcatatattgaaTGAATCATCACTTGTTATTCCTATTCCATCGCCATCCATTTCAAATTACTATAACGTCGAATACACTACAATGTGTTGTCTTTTCATATCCCTTCTCTTTTTATTCTGGAAGATATTTAGAGGTGCTCCTTGA
- the SPB1 gene encoding 27S pre-rRNA (guanosine2922-2'-O)-methyltransferase (ancestral locus Anc_1.13) encodes MGKTQKKNSKGRLDRYYYLAKEKGYRARSSFKIIQINEKFGHFLEKSKVVIDLCAAPGSWCQVASKLCPVNSLIIGVDIVPMKPMNNCITFQSDITTEDCRSKLRGYMKTWKADTVLHDGAPNVGLGWVQDAFTQSQLTLQALKLAAENLVVGGTFVTKVFRSKDYNKLIWVFQQLFDKVEATKPPASRNVSAEIFVVCKGFKAPKRLDPRLLDPKEVFEELPDGPQNMESKIYNPEKKVRKRQGYEEGDNLLYHEKDIIEFVKTEDPITMLGETNKFIIDKEDHEWKIIKKMKQTTKEFLLCIEDLKVLGKKDFKMILRWRKAARDLLGIDKEEESEIEVNPLTEEEQIEKELQDLQERKRLDQKREKRKKNEMKQKEITRMQMNMLTPMDIGIEAASLGKESLFNLKTAEKTGILDKLAKGKKRMLFTDEELAKDNDIHIDEELVKDRDDEAELDNLEAELDSMYSSYKSRRAERDAKFRAKQARGGDNEDEWTGFEEGQEEAENDEEKYIDDDSDSDLSNSDDDEAINTLISKLKGQSGDGKLSSKARMLFNDPIFDNVTADLPTANKDEFTSSESVGDVSKIVKKRKHAEIQEKSDSDSDSSDENESDNSDFELVANEDSDEIFDSDYDSEEERTRTKKEKHAQDIDIATVEAMTLAHQLALGQKTKHDLVNEGFNRYTFRDTENLPDWFIEEEKQHSKINRPITKEAALAIKEKMRALNARPIKKVAEAKARKKMRAVARLEKIKKKAGLINDDSDKSEKDKAEEIAKLMRKVSKKQKTKPKVTLVVASGSNKGLSGRPKGVKGKYKMVDGVMKNEQRALKRIAKKHHKKKKRN; translated from the coding sequence ATGGGTAAAacacagaagaagaatagtAAAGGTCGTTTAGATAGATACTACTATCTCGCCAAAGAGAAAGGTTATCGTGCACGTTCCTCATTTaagattattcaaatcaatgAGAAATTTGGTCATTTCTTAGAAAAATCCAAAGTGGTTATCGATTTATGTGCAGCCCCAGGTTCCTGGTGTCAAGTGGCCTCTAAGCTATGTCCAGTGAATTCATTAATCATCGGTGTAGATATTGTGCCAATGAAGCCAATGAATAATTGTATCACTTTCCAAAGTGATATTACCACCGAAGACTGTAGATCCAAATTGAGAGGTTATATGAAAACATGGAAGGCAGACACTGTTTTACATGATGGTGCTCCAAATGTGGGTCTAGGTTGGGTTCAAGATGCCTTTACTCAATCTCAATTGACATTGCAAGCACTTAAACTAGCCGCAGAAAATTTGGTTGTTGGTGGTACATTTGTCACAAAAGTTTTCAGATCTAAAGattataataaattgaTATGGGTATTCCAACAATTATTCGATAAAGTGGAAGCAACAAAACCTCCAGCATCAAGAAATGTTTCTGCAGAAATTTTCGTTGTTTGTAAAGGGTTTAAAGCACCAAAGAGATTGGATCCAAGATTATTAGATCCAAAGGAAGTTTTTGAGGAATTACCAGATGGTCCACAAAATATGGAATCTAAGATTTATAATCCTGAAAAGAAGGTTAGAAAGAGACAAGGTtatgaagaaggtgataATTTACTATATCATGAAAAAGATATTATCGAATTTGTAAAGACTGAAGATCCGATAACTATGTTGGGtgaaacaaataaattcatAATAGATAAAGAGGATCATGAATGGAAGATTATTaagaagatgaaacaaacaacaaagGAATTCCTTCTATGTATTGAAGATCTAAAGGTGTTAGGTAAGAAGGATTTCAAGATGATCTTAAGGTGGAGAAAAGCAGCAAGAGATCTATTGGGAAtagataaagaagaagaatccGAAATTGAAGTTAATCCTTTAACTGAAGAAGagcaaattgaaaaggaattgCAAGATCTGcaagaaaggaaaagattggATCAAAAACgtgaaaagagaaagaagaatgaaatgaaacaaaaagaaatcaCTAGAATGCAAATGAATATGCTTACTCCAATGGATATCGGTATTGAAGCTGCTAGTTTGGGTAAAGAATCTTTATTTAATCTAAAGACTGCTGAAAAGACCGGTATATTAGACAAACTTGCTAAAGGTAAAAAAAGAATGCTTTTTACCGACGAAGAATTGGCTAAGGATAATGATATACATATTGACGAAGAATTAGTTAAGGATCGTGACGATGAAGCAGAGTTGGATAATTTGGAAGCAGAATTGGATTCCATGTACAGCAGTTATAAAAGTAGAAGGGCAGAAAGAGATGCTAAATTTAGGGCCAAGCAAGCCAGAGGTggtgataatgaagatgaatgGACAGGGTTTGAAGAAGGTCAAGAAGAAGCTgagaatgatgaagaaaagtACATCGATGATGACAGCGATTCAGATCTATCAAATTctgatgacgatgaagcCATCAACACTTTAATTAGCAAATTGAAAGGTCAATCAGGTGATGGCAAGTTAAGTAGCAAAGCTCGTATGCTATTCAATGACCCAATATTCGATAATGTTACTGCAGATTTACCAACAGCTAACAAGGATGAATTTACTTCATCTGAATCTGTCGGTGATGTCTCCAAGATagtgaagaaaagaaagcaTGCTGAGATACAAGAAAAATCAGACAGTGATAGTGACAGTagtgatgaaaatgaaagcGATAATTCAGATTTTGAACTTGTTGCTAATGAGGATTCTGATGAGATTTTTGATTCCGATTATgattcagaagaagaaagaactagaacaaagaaagaaaagcATGCCCAAGATATTGATATTGCAACAGTGGAAGCAATGACGCTCGCTCATCAATTAGCCTTAGGTCAAAAGACAAAGCATGATCTTGTTAATGAAGGTTTTAATAGATACACTTTCCGTGATACTGAGAATTTGCCAGATTggtttattgaagaagaaaaacagCATTCTAAGATAAATCGACCTATCACAAAGGAAGCTGCATTAGCtatcaaagaaaagatgAGAGCATTAAATGCACGTCCTATAAAGAAGGTTGCTGAAGCTAAGGCAAGAAAGAAGATGCGTGCTGTTGCAAGATTAGAAaagatcaagaagaagGCTGGGttaattaatgatgacAGTGATAAATCTGAGAAGGATAAGGCGGAAGAAATCGCTAAATTGATGCGTAAAGTCTCTAAGAAGCAAAAGACGAAGCCTAAGGTCACTTTGGTTGTTGCCTCTGGTAGTAACAAAGGTCTATCAGGTCGTCCAAAGGGTGTCAAGGGTAAATATAAGATGGTTGATGGTGTTATGAAGAATGAACAAAGGGCTCTAAAACGTATTGCAAAGAAGCATcataagaagaagaagagaaattaG